From Capsicum annuum cultivar UCD-10X-F1 unplaced genomic scaffold, UCD10Xv1.1 ctg80164, whole genome shotgun sequence:
ATGTAATTGTTGGTATGCAACAGCAGCGCCTCAAGCTCCAATTCTTGCGGCATAAAGATGATTTTACTGAGGTCGGTGTGGAAAAGGGGATCAACAAAGAGAGAAAGGCATATATCGGAAGAGGGTACCTTAAACAGAACATATTCAGTTTACAATTCTTTCCTTCTTAATACCGGCTAAGAGTCCATAATAGAACCTAAAGCAAAGTAAAAAACTCCCCAAGTTCCCCATCAAATCAATTGatcaaaaccacatttaaaaaatGGGGTATATTTCACTCTGGTTAGGCCCATTTCATTAGGACCTCATCAACATatactatgaggattcaccataatttgactatttttaaGTTGGTCATCAACCTCAGCATAGTTGGAGTTCCCAAAAAAGTGGATTAAAGCAGCACAAGTGAAACAAGAAGCTATATTGCCAAAAGGCAAAAAGAGTAGACAAACCTGAACAAGTTGATCCTCATCCAGTGAAGATAAACTCACTAAAACTGGAAACCGCCCCACAAATTCAGGTATGAGTCCATATGCAGTGAGATCAGCACTTTCTACCTACATACAGAAAGCAATGTCAAACAAATGCTTCAAATGCATTTGGTTTTTAGCATTTCAGAAGAATATAGAGTCACAAAATCATTAGATCAACAAAATAGTGGTTCGGAAAAGAGAACTACGCTCAAGAGTCACAGGGATCTCCTCACCAGATTCCAACAGTGATGATGTGACTACAGCATCAGTTAGACCACCAATTCTCATGTTGGTCCGAACAGGTGCTCCAAATCCAATTGAAGAATCTTGTCGTCTGGGAGTACAGGAATGATAAGTTGAACCATAATATATCACTTAACCTAGtgtgtttcatgaaattaattgaGTTTGACAGATTACCTTTCTGAAATTGTCTTCTCTAAACCAACAAAAGCTCCACCGCAGATAAAAAGGATATCTTAGTATCTATATCAACCAGCTAGTGCACAGCAACCATGTCATCAGTAACATATCATATTGCAATGCTAGAAGAAGCAGTAGTATCTATTTGTCGTTAacaatatgaaatgaaattgCAAAATCACCAAAAAAGATTCAGAAATAGTGGCACCCAAAGAGAAACCTTAAAAAAATTGATCAAGAGAAGCCATCAAGATTTTTACTCAGAGAATGACTGACCAATGGTATATCACAATACTCAGAATGACTGACCAATGGTATATCACAATACTGAAGTCTGGAAAGTATACTGAAAAGATTGCACAAGGTAAAACAAGTTATATATTGATAGTATCAACATTAACATGGTTGAACTTTGTGCAACTTGCCTGCATATTTTTGCAATGTTGCTGGAAA
This genomic window contains:
- the LOC107843657 gene encoding CLP protease regulatory subunit CLPX1, mitochondrial (The sequence of the model RefSeq protein was modified relative to this genomic sequence to represent the inferred CDS: added 90 bases not found in genome assembly), giving the protein MLEGTIVSVPDNRARKHPRGDTIQMDTKDILFICGGAFVGLEKTISERRQDSSIGFGAPVRTNMRIGGLTDAVVTSSLLESVESADLTAYGLIPEFVGRFPVLVSLSSLDEDQLVQVLTEPKNALDILGSSLFLLCSNRR